Genomic DNA from Triticum dicoccoides isolate Atlit2015 ecotype Zavitan chromosome 4B, WEW_v2.0, whole genome shotgun sequence:
AGAGTAATAATAACACAAGAGAAGTAGTTAAATGGATGAAACCAGGTTCACGTCAAGTTAAATTAAATGTAGATGCCTCGTTCCATTTGAAGAGGGAGAAGGGGTGACGGGCGCGGTTCTGTGACAAGATAGGCAATTTCCTTGCAGGTGCATGTTTTTATGTTCCACACTCGTCATCGGCCATGATGATGGAAGCACTAACAATGAAAAAATACCTTGAACTGGTGGCATCTTTGGGCTATCACCAAGTCGTTGCTGAATCTGATTGTTTGGAGGTGATTGAAGTTTGCAAAGGAGGACAAACATGGTGTAATGAAGAAGCTGCAGTTTATGCAGACTGTATTGATCTGCTGATGGAAATAGAAACAATTCAATACTCTCACTGTCTCCAGGAGTGTCGCACATGAGATAGCGAAACATGGTTATGAAAATCATTTATCTTGTAATTGAGTAGATGATTACCCTTCTTTTCTTACCGCACATGAGGTGCTTATTTGATTAATAAAGTAAGCCATGATAGCATTTCCTTGGAAAAAAGAGGGATTAAATTCCTACATGTCAAAATCCTCCTCAATCCCCTCCAACCCCCTTGTGGAGTAGATTAACCACAAGCACTTGTGGGTTTCTGTTAGTAGTAATGTATGATGTCATTTGTATGTTAGTGTATGAAGAACAACATCATCTGGCCCACCACGGACCCTACAACCGCCTCAAACTCTAGCCGGAAAACCTAGCCTTCACTCTCTTCACTCCACTCCTCCCAATCTGCTCGCACCTCTCCTCTTCGGTCATGTCCCCGTGGTCCCACACCGCCATGTATGGCTCCGGAGCGAAGGAGGATCCAATCGACTGGGACACGCTCGCTGCGGAGGATGACAGCGATCTCGCTCGTAGCCGATCGGGTGGCTCATCTAGTCGGGCCTCGTCCCCCATCGTCCTTGTCGGGTTCCTCTAGCTACACGCCCTCTAGCGGTCCAGcggggcttttgcagctcagggtcgGCCCCTCCATGGCGATCGACGTGCCTCCCTCATCAATGTAGGAGCAACTAGTCTGCGGCGTCCTATACCGGTCCTTGCCCAGTAAGGAGACCGATGCCCATCAATTCTTCTAATATTTTAGATAGAAGAAAGTGTTGGAAGAACACTAAGACATTGAAGGAGGGCTCGAGGTGTCGAAGCCTTGACGGACTTCTAGAGTCCTCCGACTCCGATGTCGTCCCCCAACAACGACACCTACTTCGTCTTCGAGCTTTACATAAGGGCAAGGGCAAATGCTGGTGAAGGTACTTCCCTGTATAGTATGCCCAATACGATGTCCTTTTGTTATTGAACTATCGTCTGTCATCTATCATTTGTAGTATGCTATATATGAACTATGTATGAACTGACATATCATACTCTTTtcattcctttatgtaaggtgcATCTTTTTGGGCGCAATGGCTAAGGCACAGATTTGAAGATAATTTTCGACAAAAATACCATTAGCTAATTAGGTAGTTAGCAGGTTGATTATCGACAGCTAAATAACTAGCGGCCATTAAAAGGCAACTAAGTCTTGCTGCATCAGAATAAAATCCGGTGGGATGGGAGAGAGAAATGTGAGTACAGAAAATCAGAGAGATATATTCTATTTTTACAACCTTCCTATTGAGAATACACGTTACTTTTTATCTAAAGCATGTAATGGATGGTGGAAGGGCACGCATGAAAAATCGCGAGGAAAAGAGAAATACACCTTACATTGTGAATTTTTTAGAAAAaaccaatacaccttatataaagaaacGGAGTGAGTACGTAGTTTGTGTGTTTGTATTGATCGACGTCGCATGGGCTGCATGGATTTGGGGTTTATAAAATAGGGGATATTGTTGTCCGGAGGGACAGATGATATCATGAGATCGACCCTCGTTGTTTGCGGCAATTTTGAAGTCGGTAGAGGTGGTCCAACACATTTTTTTTAACATCTCCAACACATGCTCTTGGATCCTCCAACTCATTGGTCATCTCATCTCATCatctcaaaaaagaaaagaaaaactcttTCAGTTGGTCCAGCTTGCCCGCTCTCGACGGCTTAGATCGCGTGGATTTAGATCTAGCGGCCGCAACTCGAACTGAGAAACCCGCCCCCCGGCCCCTCAAAACAGAGCAGAGTCCTCGCGAGTCATGAACATGGGATGAGGCTACCGGCGTGGCTCACCGCCGTGCCGCCGGACCCCCGCGTGTACGGTGACCTCATCCAGCGCTGCGCGGACGCCGGCCACCTCGCCACCGGCAGGCAGCTCCACGCCCGCCTCGCCACCCTCTCCGTGATCCCCTCCAACTTCCTTGCCTCCAAGCTCATCTCACTCTACTCCAGAACCGGACGCCTGCACGACGCCCGCAGGGTGTTCGACGCCATCCCGCAGCCCAACCTCTTCGCCTGGAACGCCATCCTCATCGCGCTCTCCCTCCACTCGCCCCAACCCTCcgcggctcttcgcctcttcgcggCCTCCGGCGTGTCCCCCGACGAGATCACCGTCTCCGCGCTCCTCAAGTCCCTCGCCGCGTCCGGGCCGGGCCTGTCCCCTCTCGTCACCGGGGAGCTCCACGCCCTCGCGTTCCTGCGCGGGTTTGGCGCGGACCTCTTCGTGTCCAATGGGCTCATCACCGCCTACGCGAACGCTGGGGACATGCGCTCCGCTCGCGCGGTGTTCGACCAAATGCCACGCAAGGACGTCGTGTCCTGGAACTCTCTTATATCAGCGTACACCCGTGGAGGATGGTACACAGAGTGCTTGGAGTTATTCCATGAGTTGGTGCAGGCTTGCGCTGGCGGTGGCGTTCGGCCAAACAGCGTCACGGTAACAAGTGTGCTGCATGCTTGTGCCCAGCTCAAGGCTGTTGATTTCGGGGTCTATGTCCTCCGGATTGCTAAGGAGAGTGGGCTTGATATGGACACTGCAGCATGGAACTCAGTCGTAGGGTTTTACGCCAAATGTGGGCGGTTGCACTATGCACGACAGTTGCTTGAAAGGATGCCTAAGAAAGATGCGGTCAGTTACAGCGCCATGATTACTGGTTACATGAACAATGGGCATGTCGATGAGGCAATGGATCTTTTCCGTCAAGCAGATGCTAAAGGCATCAGCACATGGAATGCGTTGATTTCTGGATTGATACAAAATGGACGCCAGTCTGACGTTCTTGAATTGCTTCATGAGATGATGGGTGCTGGGATACTGCCCAATACAGCTACTCTTTCAATCATCATGCCCTCAGCACCGTTGTTCTCAACCCTACTGGGAGCAAAGCAAGCTCATGGTTATGTGATAAGAAATGATTATGATCAGAGCAACAATGTTGTCAGTGCATTGATCGATGCTTACTCAAAGGCTGGATTTCTTTATATGGCCAGGAAGGTGTTTGAATTGCATGAGAATAGAAGCACGATTGCCTGGACATCGATCATTTCGGCTGTCGCAGCTCATGGAGATGTTACGGAGGCACTGGACCTGTTTAATCAGATGGTCAGTACTGGCACTAGGCCTGATACTGTAACTTTCACTGTTGTGCTTACTGCATGTGCTCATGCGGGCAAGGTAACTGAAGCTCGTGAATTTTTTCACTCCATGCAAGCTATGTTTGGTATCAGTCCTGTGATGGAGCAGTATGCTTGCATGGTTTCTGTACTCAGCCATGCTGGTATGCTTAAGGATGCGCTTGACCTTGTAAACAAGATGCCTTTTGAGCCAAATGCAAAGGTCTGGGGTACACTGCTTAATGGAGCAGCCGCAGTtggtgatgttgagcttggtcggttTGTGTTTGATCGACTGTTCATAATAGAGCCTAAGAACACAGGTAACTACATTGTGATGGCTAATCTGTACTCAAATGCTGGCAAATGGGAAGAAGCTGAAACCATAAGGAGCATGCTGTGGGGAGTTGGATTGGAGAAAGTTCCTGGGTGTAGTTGGAATTGAGGGGTTCCATAGTCTGCTAGAACTGGTTGCTGCAGATACATTGTTAGCAAAGCGGGCAACAGAAACTTAATTTGGTTGTTGGTTGATTAATCAGATTCAATTATAGACAAGAGCCTGGCATCAACCTAACTGTTGAATGGAGACAATTTATAGTGATGACATTCAATAGATCCAACTGTTGAGATGTAATTTTCAAGCCTGATAGGTACCAGCCTTTTGGATTTACATGGACCATCTTATTCCGAACCTGATGGTCAATCATATTGATTTGATTGAGCAACAAATTCTTGGACGACAGCCAATGAGAGCATTGCTTCCATGATATTCTTATCTAAACCTTTTGTACTATGAGCTGACGATACTTTTCTTATCTTTATTTGCTATTTCAATGACACCAATTTACCAAAGCAACAGAGAATTTCATGATCATAGTTTCTTAGAACCAAGAGCAGTCTAGTTTTAAGCTTCAGGATGCCAAGCCTGATCTGTTTCTTTATGAAATACTAATATCAAGGTGCAGAAGAATCGATTCCATAAAGAAAAAGTTCCTTTCATACCCTAGATCCAATGAATAATGAGAGCATTGCTTCCATGATATTCTCATCTGAACCTTTTGTACTGTGAGCTGACAATACTTCTCTTATTTTTATTTGTTATTTCAATACATCAGTTACTGAAGCAACATATATTTTCATGATCATAGTTTCTTAGAAGCAAGAGCAACCGTGTTCTAAGCTTCAGGATGTCAAGCATGGCATGTTCCTTCTGGATGTAATACTAAGATGAGGCTAGATGAGAAGAATCGATTTCATGAAGAAAAGTTGCTTCCACACCCTAGATCGAATGAATAATGGCTTTTCCTTGTCGCATTAATATGGAAAAGTAAAGCTACTCTTAGGAGTTAGGATCATGTGCACCCATGATTCAGATGTGCATCTTTGTGTGTACTTGGTATTTGCACTGTTAAAATATCATTTAAAACTTTTTTCTTCCTGCAGAAAATAAACTGATTCCTGTAAATTTTACGTGAAGTTCCTGTTTTCGAAACATTGTCCGCATATGTAGAAATACCTAAGTTAGGAGTGCAAAGAGATCGCACAACAAGATCTGCCTTTTGGGGTTGATTATGGTTCACATGCTTGGATCATCCTACTTCTCTACTTCCCAGCTCATGAAGTCCAAAAGAAGAAGAGCACGCAAGCAGCTCCCAGGTTTGTTACCTAACTTATTCTGGACTCGCTACCAGAAAAGCATATATGCCTGTTATTTCGTTGTGTGGCCACACTGCTCACATGCTAAAACTTCACAGGCCGAAAGGCCGCCCAAACGAGGAAAGGAGATAATGTTACCGGTGGGAACTTTGATGAGATGAAAACAACAGCCTGCAATCTTGATGCGTGGCGGTGCAAGACACCCCGGAGCCTAGCTTGGAGTTCAAGTGAAGCCAAGTGAGTATAATCACCCCCATCACTACAATCGTGTTTCTTTTTTAGATTTGTGAATAAATGCATCTCTTTAATCATACACAGTGTACAGCTAGCCACGCACCTCCATCTCAACATATGCGATGAGAGCATAAGACGATGCATCATGCATGGAGGTGGTCCGGGTGGAAGTGGAACACTCGATAATTTGGATCATAGCACGCACACACACGCGTAGTAGTGCGGTGAAAAAATTACCACACAACAACAAGCACTCAAGCAGCAAGGGCATATCATTATATCAGAGGggctgttgtcactttcatttcctTTTTGGCATTATGTTATACATCCCCACCGTCAgcatgcatttcttgacaacttttgAATTCGAAACTTGGCAGGTGGTCAATTAATCTGTGTCTTGTCCGTGTTCCCGTGTCTCGATCCAAATCTGGAGTTTCAAAATGGTCTGAATTTTTGTCTTGGTGCTACTattgtgcatgcgtgcgtgcgtgcgtgctgaCGGAGTACGTGTAATCTTGTGCACGTGATGCACCTCCCAGATCACGGTAATGGCCAACGGTAAGAGAAGGCGTATATCAGTATTATGCGTCATTTGTGCGTTGGCCGTGTAGGCGAGCAAAGCATGGCATGTGGCATGGGCTATGCGTGCCTGCAATCACTTGCCGGAGAAGCCCAGCATCATCATCGTCCATCAGCCTCTGGCGCAAAAGCTTCCACTCCAAGATCGGGAATGATGGGAGGAGGTTTGACCGGTTGTAGAAGAATACATACAGTACTTGCCGGACGGTTAAATTCTTGGAACAAGACAGGTACAGACTGTAGAGCCTCCATCCTGTGATCTTTATTCTTCTACTTTGGTCTCTTTACACTTTAACCGCTACTGTACTGGCTTTCCAACCCTTTTCTCCTTTTTCTTGACCGGCCAAAATCTAGTCTGACCGTCGTGTCAAAGCGTAACTTTTTGTTACTGAAGAGTCAAAAGCTCTACTAGTCCAAGTGTATGTCTGTCTAACCATGCAAGGTGTCAAAACATGGTTGAGGGGGCGGCGGCAGGACTCCGAATCCAAAGACCCTATGCAGGATGCAGCACACGGTACGGACCCTGACATCCATGAATAATGCCCCAGCTCGCTGTCCATCTCCTGCCCATTGTTCAGGTACATTCATGAGTGCTTTCTTTAGACGTACTACTACTAACCAGGTACATTCGTTCATGGCTGTATGTGAAGCTCCTGGGGTGGCCTGGGTGAGGAATTGTTGTAGTACCAAGAAGAGCAGAAGCGTGAGCAGTAGCAGGGGAATCAATCAAAGCAAAGGTACGTGCATTTTTCACTAAAACCACTCACACCTCCCTAGTCACTAGTACCTTCCGTCCttattataagatgttttggatatttcaatatgaactatatATATTGATTGAAGTAAGTGAACAAATGCACTAAAATGTGTCTACGTACACCTAATttagaaaaaagttagaacatcttataatagtgaagAGAGGGAGTATTTAGCTGCAAGCATGCTCCTCTGATGCTCGTAGTTAGCCCTAATAATATGTGAGAGGACAGCTCAGGTGTCATTGTTTAACACTAGCGCATCTTGTCGGTTACCTCTCCGATTCAGTTGGGTTGGAGCACAGGCCGCTCGTGAGGCACCGCGACAAGGACGCCCCAAGCGTTTTCGCCTTTGTCCTCGTCCTGAATTTTCTTGCATTATCATCACATATATTCACATGCATATATAACAACAACACGGGGAGGTCGGTGCACAGAATTGAGGGCGCTGCTACGAACTGCTAAAACCCACGGGCAAAGGTGAGGTGATGGGGCCGACCGACAGCAAGCGCAAGCGGGTTAAATGAGCGAGCAGCGCTGCCCTTCACGTGGCTTTCTTTCTGCCCTCCCTCTGTGATGTTATCAGTCTTGCCACATTGCAGATTACGAGGCCCAAGGCTAAGACCCCACATGTCCCCTCCTGTGGCCATCTCTTTGTTAAtccagttttcttttcttttatcagtggaatcAGTGTTACCATCTCAGTTCCACATGCGCTTTGCAAGCTCTGTTAGGTAGTCAAGGGCTGAGCTTGTGTGTGCTACTACACAATTGACCTGTTGAGTTGAGTTGCCCTGGCACTTGGCTGACGCCAACTGTATATTATGGTTTCGACACCGCCTCTCATGTGACTCCTGCATCCAAAGTTTTATTTATGAACGTGAACCATGGGATCATTATGCTTCTCAATTTGCAGTACGTTGAAGAAAACCGTGAAACACTGAAGAATGTACCACTACTTCTACAGTAGAGTGAAAGAAGGTCTCTAGTGGCGCCAGTAACGCGCCTCACGGGTGGCAGTCA
This window encodes:
- the LOC119290748 gene encoding pentatricopeptide repeat-containing protein At2g37310-like, with protein sequence MRLPAWLTAVPPDPRVYGDLIQRCADAGHLATGRQLHARLATLSVIPSNFLASKLISLYSRTGRLHDARRVFDAIPQPNLFAWNAILIALSLHSPQPSAALRLFAASGVSPDEITVSALLKSLAASGPGLSPLVTGELHALAFLRGFGADLFVSNGLITAYANAGDMRSARAVFDQMPRKDVVSWNSLISAYTRGGWYTECLELFHELVQACAGGGVRPNSVTVTSVLHACAQLKAVDFGVYVLRIAKESGLDMDTAAWNSVVGFYAKCGRLHYARQLLERMPKKDAVSYSAMITGYMNNGHVDEAMDLFRQADAKGISTWNALISGLIQNGRQSDVLELLHEMMGAGILPNTATLSIIMPSAPLFSTLLGAKQAHGYVIRNDYDQSNNVVSALIDAYSKAGFLYMARKVFELHENRSTIAWTSIISAVAAHGDVTEALDLFNQMVSTGTRPDTVTFTVVLTACAHAGKVTEAREFFHSMQAMFGISPVMEQYACMVSVLSHAGMLKDALDLVNKMPFEPNAKVWGTLLNGAAAVGDVELGRFVFDRLFIIEPKNTGNYIVMANLYSNAGKWEEAETIRSMLWGVGLEKVPGCSWN